One genomic window of Panicum hallii strain FIL2 chromosome 6, PHallii_v3.1, whole genome shotgun sequence includes the following:
- the LOC112896567 gene encoding glucose-1-phosphate adenylyltransferase small subunit 2, chloroplastic/amyloplastic/cytosolic has protein sequence MAMAAMASPSSMTMIPARHHSAAPSPSTSGDSSVRRLRAQPRHGRRGRGTSVSTAASQRRPFVFTPRAVSDSKSSQTCLDPDASTSVLGIILGGGAGTRLYPLTKKRAKPAVPLGANYRLIDIPVSNCLNSNISKIYVLTQFNSASLNRHLSRAYGSNIGGYKNEGFVEVLAAQQSPDNPNWFQGTADAVRQYLWLFEEHNVMEFLILAGDHLYRMDYEKFIQAHRETDADITVAALPMDEKRATAFGLMKIDEEGRIIEFSEKPKGDQLKAMMVDTTILGLDDVRAKEMPYIASMGIYVFSKDVMLQLLREQFPGANDFGSEVIPGATSIGKRVQAYLYDGYWEDIGTIEAFYNANLGITKKPVPDFSFYDRSAPIYTQPRHLPPSKVLDADVTDSVIGEGCVIKNCKIHHSVVGLRSCISEGAIIEDTLLMGADYYETEADKKLLAEKGGIPIGIGKNSHIRRAIIDKNARIGDNVKIVNVDNVQEAARETDGYFIKGGIVTVIKDALLPSGTVI, from the exons ATGGCGATGGCCGCCATGGCCTCCCCGTCGTCCATGACCATGATCCCTGCGCGCCACCACAGCGCCGCGCCATCCCCGTCCACCTCCGGCGACTCCTCggtccgccgcctccgcgcgcaGCCGCGCCATGGCCGGCGCGGCCGGGGGACATCCGTCTCGACGGCCGCGTCGCAGCGGCGGCCGTTCGTCTTCACCCCGCGCGCCGTGTCCGACTCCAAGAGCTCGCAGACCTGCCTCGACCCCGACGCCAGCACG AGTGTTCTTGGAATCATTCTTGGAGGTGGTGCGGGGACTAGATTGTACCCTCTGACAAAGAAGCGTGCCAAGCCTGCAGTGCCATTGGGTGCCAACTACAGGCTCATTGATATCCCTGTCAGCAATTGTCTCAACAGCAACATCTCAAAGATCTATGTGCTGACACAGTTCAACTCCGCTTCTCTCAATCGTCACCTCTCAAGAGCCTACGGAAGCAACATTGGAGGTTACAAGAATGAAGGATTTGTTGAAGTGTTGGCTGCCCAGCAGAGTCCAGATAATCCAAACTGGTTCCAG GGTACTGCAGATGCTGTAAGGCAGTACTTGTGGCTATTTGAGGAGCATAATGTGATGGAATTTCTAATTCTTGCTGGTGATCACCTGTACCGGATGGACTATGAAAAGTTCATTCAAGCACACAGAGAAACGGATGCTGATATTACTGTTGCTGCCCTACCGATGGATGAGAAACGTGCAACTGCATTTGGTCTTATGAAAATCGATGAAGAAGGGAGGATCATTGAATTTTCTGAAAAACCGAAAGGAGATCAATTAAAAGCAATGATG GTTGATACCACTATACTTGGCCTTGATGATGTGAGGGCAAAGGAAATGCCTTATATTGCTAGCATGGGTATCTATGTTTTTAGCAAAGATGTAATGCTCCAGCTCCTCCGCGAACAATTCCCTGGAGCCAATGACTTTGGAAGTGAGGTTATTCCAGGTGCAACAAGTATTGGAAAGAGG GTGCAAGCTTATCTGTATGATGGTTACTGGGAAGATATTGGTACCATTGAGGCATTTTATAACGCAAATTTGGGAATTACCAAGAAGCCAGTACCAGATTTCAG CTTCTATGACCGTTCTGCTCCAATTTATACACAACCTCGACATCTGCCACCTTCGAAGGTTCTTGATGCTGACGTGACAGACAGTGTTATTGGTGAAGGATGTGTTATTAAA AACTGCAAGATACACCATTCTGTAGTTGGACTCCGATCTTGCATATCTGAGGGTGCAATCATAGAGGACACTTTACTAATGGGTGCTGACTATTATGAG ACTGAAGCTGACAAGAAACTCCTTGCTGAAAAAGGTGGCATTCCCATTGGTATTGGGAAGAATTCACACATCAGAAGAGCTATTATTGACAAGAATGCTCGAATTGGAGACAATGTGAAG